The following proteins are co-located in the Spirosoma montaniterrae genome:
- a CDS encoding GNAT family N-acetyltransferase: MITPEVVNDQYMVQVANENHLTLAETICREMEESAKARGTGIAKRSPIYIMEKMLEGKAIVATTLAGEWVGFCYIETWEHGKFVANSGLIVRPDHRKSGIATRIKAKAFELSRKMFPTAKIIGITTSLAVMKINSDLGYQPVTLSELPGDEAFWKGCQTCANFDILTRTNRKHCLCTGMLYDPDEHKKPEEEKETKWNFLKESKLYERWMRIKERILLRLQSDRPRSRVSRRERELETA; the protein is encoded by the coding sequence ATGATTACTCCAGAAGTAGTTAATGACCAATACATGGTTCAGGTGGCTAATGAAAACCACCTGACGCTGGCCGAAACAATCTGCCGCGAAATGGAAGAAAGCGCGAAAGCACGGGGAACCGGCATTGCCAAACGCTCGCCCATTTATATCATGGAAAAAATGCTCGAAGGCAAAGCCATCGTAGCAACCACACTGGCAGGTGAATGGGTTGGATTCTGTTACATCGAAACGTGGGAACACGGTAAGTTTGTAGCGAACTCCGGCCTGATTGTACGGCCCGACCACCGCAAAAGCGGCATTGCCACGCGCATCAAAGCAAAAGCCTTTGAACTGTCGCGCAAGATGTTTCCGACGGCTAAAATTATCGGAATCACTACAAGCTTAGCGGTGATGAAGATTAACTCAGATCTGGGTTATCAGCCCGTTACGCTCAGTGAACTGCCCGGCGACGAAGCATTCTGGAAAGGGTGCCAAACCTGCGCCAACTTCGATATTCTGACCCGTACCAACCGCAAGCACTGCCTTTGCACGGGCATGCTCTACGATCCCGACGAACATAAGAAACCCGAAGAGGAGAAAGAGACGAAGTGGAATTTCCTGAAAGAGTCGAAACTCTACGAACGCTGGATGCGTATCAAAGAACGCATTCTGCTGCGGTTGCAAAGCGACCGCCCGCGTTCGCGCGTGTCTCGCCGGGAGCGTGAACTGGAAACAGCCTGA
- a CDS encoding intradiol ring-cleavage dioxygenase, with protein MERKEFLKRGFNSLLGLAAIGPMLGACSQTEVEPTTATTTTGSTNGSSSTNCAVTPTETEGPFPTKQPANFVRKDIRDDRTGVATTMNITIKNANASCAALAGALVDVWHCDKDGYYSEYGGTGMQSVNLQSVDFLRGRQTTDSNGLVSFTTIFPGWYSGRAPHIHVHIYNSAGRSLLITQIAFPYDVANTVYTTGQSYGYTKGAQDTRNESDNVFRDGFTTELATVSGSLSGGYTLTHTIVVSA; from the coding sequence ATGGAACGTAAAGAATTTTTGAAGCGCGGTTTTAATAGCCTACTCGGCCTTGCCGCCATCGGCCCTATGTTGGGTGCCTGTTCGCAGACCGAAGTAGAACCAACCACTGCCACCACCACTACCGGTTCGACCAACGGTAGTTCATCGACCAATTGCGCCGTAACGCCTACCGAAACAGAAGGGCCGTTCCCGACGAAGCAACCCGCCAATTTTGTTCGTAAAGACATTCGCGACGACCGCACAGGCGTAGCAACGACCATGAACATCACCATTAAAAATGCCAACGCCAGTTGTGCCGCACTGGCCGGTGCGCTGGTCGACGTGTGGCACTGCGACAAAGATGGATATTACTCCGAATACGGTGGAACGGGTATGCAAAGCGTTAATTTGCAGAGTGTTGACTTTTTGCGCGGTCGCCAGACTACAGACAGCAACGGACTGGTCAGCTTTACCACTATTTTCCCCGGCTGGTATTCGGGCCGTGCGCCACACATTCACGTACATATTTACAACTCGGCAGGCCGGTCGCTGTTGATTACGCAGATTGCGTTTCCATACGACGTGGCGAATACGGTGTACACCACGGGGCAATCATACGGCTACACGAAAGGGGCGCAGGATACGAGAAATGAATCGGATAACGTGTTCCGGGATGGCTTCACCACCGAATTGGCTACCGTATCGGGCAGTCTGTCGGGCGGCTATACGCTGACGCATACCATTGTTGTCAGCGCGTAA
- a CDS encoding penicillin acylase family protein has protein sequence MKPYRLLAFLLLLTQSLHAQINPASVTIARDTFGVPHIFAKADAEVAYGLAWAHAEDNFRTIQLLVMPAKGLLGRQLGKTGAAADYVVELLHAPELVAAEGDKALSPDFRAVLEGYLQGLNDYARTHPADVINKRLFPLTVADYLKTSVLSLSVISGVERALKAIYDGKVSGIDGLKPAGSNAIAVHRNKTVEDETMLAINSHQPLEGPVAWYEAHLCSEQGWNALGGLFPGGATIFHGVNEHLAWAHTVNYQDKIDTYQLQTDNAHPNEYLFDNQWLTLDQKRVRLRVKGIPFAIGRKAYWSKYGPTIKTKRGWFALRTGSFMELRGMEQWYRMNKARSFSEFRQALQMTAIPGFNIIYADRDTIFYVSNGKIPYRDPAYDWSGTLPGNTAKTLWTKFRPLSDFPQYVNPPSGYLFNMNHTPFNATGSADNLRPEQFDKTMGYERWNTNRSLRFMELIGQYDKLSYADFKRIKYDLQLPKTLSYAQGPDANALFTLRPDTHPDIREQIEMLTNWNRQATTDSRGATTFLVFYHYWQDKLQHEGRQSNATRMLTADECAEGLRHVKTYLQKYFGRTDVALGDYQKHVRGPKELPVWGIPDVLASIYAKPYRNGLVRSDAGESYIELVRFPKTGLPIIESINCFGASAHPDSPHYTDQMELFVQMKTKPMTLDKAAVLQTAKRIYHPGE, from the coding sequence ATGAAGCCTTACCGTCTACTTGCTTTTCTGTTGTTATTGACTCAATCGCTACATGCTCAAATTAACCCCGCCAGCGTAACTATTGCCCGCGATACGTTCGGCGTACCGCATATCTTCGCTAAAGCCGACGCTGAAGTGGCCTACGGGCTGGCCTGGGCACACGCCGAAGATAATTTTCGCACCATTCAACTCTTGGTTATGCCCGCAAAAGGGCTGCTGGGGCGGCAATTAGGCAAAACCGGGGCCGCTGCCGATTATGTGGTCGAACTCCTGCACGCGCCGGAGTTGGTGGCCGCTGAAGGTGACAAAGCACTCTCGCCCGATTTCCGGGCGGTGCTGGAAGGCTATTTGCAGGGCCTGAACGACTACGCCCGCACGCACCCCGCCGACGTGATCAACAAACGGCTATTTCCGCTCACAGTGGCCGATTATCTGAAAACGTCGGTATTATCGCTGTCGGTCATTTCGGGCGTCGAACGGGCGTTGAAAGCGATTTATGATGGAAAAGTATCGGGCATCGATGGACTAAAACCGGCAGGGTCGAACGCGATTGCAGTGCATCGGAATAAGACCGTGGAAGACGAAACAATGCTGGCGATCAACTCGCATCAGCCGCTCGAAGGGCCGGTGGCGTGGTACGAAGCGCACCTGTGCAGCGAACAGGGCTGGAACGCGCTGGGCGGGCTGTTTCCGGGTGGAGCTACCATCTTCCACGGCGTAAACGAACACCTCGCCTGGGCACACACGGTAAATTACCAGGACAAAATCGATACGTATCAACTGCAAACCGACAACGCCCATCCGAATGAATATTTGTTTGACAACCAGTGGCTTACGCTCGATCAAAAGCGTGTTCGGCTGCGGGTGAAAGGCATTCCGTTTGCCATTGGCCGGAAAGCCTACTGGAGTAAATACGGGCCAACCATCAAGACTAAGCGCGGCTGGTTCGCGCTCCGAACAGGGTCGTTTATGGAACTGCGTGGTATGGAACAGTGGTATCGGATGAACAAGGCGCGGTCGTTTTCGGAGTTTCGGCAGGCGTTGCAAATGACGGCTATTCCGGGCTTCAACATCATCTATGCCGACCGCGACACCATCTTCTACGTCAGCAACGGTAAGATACCCTACCGCGACCCCGCCTACGACTGGAGTGGCACGCTGCCCGGCAACACGGCTAAAACACTTTGGACCAAATTCCGTCCTTTGTCCGACTTTCCGCAATATGTGAATCCGCCAAGTGGTTATCTGTTCAACATGAACCATACGCCGTTCAACGCTACTGGCTCCGCCGATAACCTGCGCCCCGAACAGTTCGACAAAACGATGGGCTATGAACGCTGGAACACCAATCGGAGTCTGCGGTTCATGGAACTCATCGGCCAATACGACAAGCTCAGTTACGCCGATTTCAAGCGGATCAAATACGACCTGCAACTGCCCAAAACCCTCTCCTACGCGCAAGGTCCCGACGCCAACGCACTCTTCACGCTCCGTCCCGATACTCATCCTGACATTCGCGAACAAATCGAAATGCTGACAAACTGGAACCGTCAGGCCACCACCGACAGCCGGGGCGCGACTACGTTTCTGGTATTTTATCACTACTGGCAGGATAAATTGCAGCACGAAGGGCGGCAATCGAACGCCACGCGGATGCTTACCGCCGACGAGTGCGCCGAGGGCTTGCGGCACGTGAAAACGTACTTACAGAAGTATTTTGGCCGTACCGACGTTGCGCTGGGCGATTACCAGAAGCACGTTCGCGGCCCGAAAGAACTGCCTGTCTGGGGTATTCCCGACGTACTGGCGTCCATTTATGCCAAACCCTACCGCAACGGCCTGGTTCGAAGCGACGCGGGCGAGTCATATATTGAGTTGGTGCGGTTCCCAAAAACGGGATTGCCCATCATCGAAAGCATCAACTGTTTCGGAGCCAGTGCCCACCCCGACAGCCCGCACTATACCGACCAGATGGAGTTGTTCGTGCAGATGAAAACCAAACCGATGACGCTCGACAAGGCCGCCGTGTTGCAAACGGCAAAGCGGATATATCATCCGGGAGAGTGA
- a CDS encoding TonB-dependent receptor, with product MPKRSPLVILFLLFIIQSHAQQRLRLIATVRDAVTKKPLPGASLLVAETQLGARADSLGVILLSHPPGTLTVYISCVGYLRNRQTTVLSTNNKQVEYMLQPRSTNLDEVDVKAVREDANVRSVQMGQIQLSMPELKRMPVVLGEPDILKALTLQAGVTTAGEGAGGFNVRGGRADQNLVLLDGAPLFNTNHLLGFYSNVNPDMVQDVNLSKGAFSAQYGGRVSSLLLMSTRNGNRDGWRLSGGVSPVSARVLVDGPISKKLTLLAGGRVAFPNYLLRAFPVQSVKNSRAFFYDANLKLTYTPNEQNTISLSAYRSQDDFKFPGDTLYGWQSNVLTGRWSYLVRPNLQLNLTGLYSDYRLNVDGITPGLTFRFSSFIEQREGKADLFYTLNQKHKIQVGTNAILYRIQTGEAEPTGQNSSINPRRNEPEQGRELGAYLNTEWELTPQITLQAGLRYSAYAYLGPRTVYQYAENIPISAETVTDSTRYGAGQTVQAYGGLEPRLALRIQVAKATSLKASAGRTRQYVNLISNTTAITPLDFWKLSDRYVPPQIADQVSVGLFQNLRDNMFELSIEGYYKRLQNQLDYRFGADLVLNPALERVLLQAAGRAYGVEFGIGKNAGRLTGQLNYTYARSLIAVQTPFDELRVNGGQYYPSYIDRPHTLNLQARWTLPHNWTFSTNFVYYTGVPATYPDGLFIFNGEPVQDFSRRNADRIPDYHRLDVAFSKDTRFNKAQKRYGIWTLGIYNLYARKNPYSIYFTRTNQRTEAYRLAVFGTLIPSIAYNFYF from the coding sequence ATGCCCAAACGTTCTCCGCTTGTTATTCTGTTCCTGCTCTTTATTATCCAGTCACATGCCCAACAACGGCTTCGCCTGATTGCCACCGTGCGCGATGCCGTTACGAAAAAACCGTTGCCGGGTGCCAGTTTGCTGGTAGCCGAAACGCAACTTGGGGCGCGGGCCGACAGTTTGGGGGTTATTCTACTAAGCCATCCACCCGGAACACTGACGGTTTACATCTCCTGCGTGGGCTACCTGCGCAACCGACAAACGACCGTGCTGAGTACCAACAACAAGCAGGTTGAATACATGCTGCAACCGCGCTCTACCAATCTGGATGAAGTTGACGTAAAGGCGGTTCGTGAAGATGCCAACGTGCGCAGCGTACAGATGGGGCAGATTCAGTTGAGTATGCCCGAACTGAAACGAATGCCGGTGGTGCTGGGCGAACCCGATATTCTGAAAGCCCTGACTCTACAGGCAGGCGTGACAACAGCGGGCGAAGGGGCGGGGGGCTTCAATGTGCGCGGAGGCCGGGCCGATCAGAATCTGGTGCTGCTCGATGGGGCACCGTTGTTCAACACCAATCACCTGCTGGGCTTCTACAGCAACGTCAATCCCGACATGGTACAGGATGTGAACCTCAGCAAGGGCGCGTTTTCAGCGCAGTATGGTGGGCGGGTGTCGAGCCTGTTGCTGATGAGTACGCGCAATGGCAACCGCGACGGCTGGCGGCTGTCGGGTGGGGTGAGTCCGGTGAGTGCGCGGGTGCTGGTCGACGGGCCAATCAGCAAAAAGCTGACCCTGCTGGCGGGCGGACGCGTGGCCTTTCCGAACTATCTGCTGCGGGCATTCCCGGTGCAGAGCGTGAAGAATAGCCGGGCTTTTTTTTACGATGCCAATCTGAAACTGACCTATACGCCTAACGAACAAAACACCATTTCGCTCTCGGCCTACCGGAGTCAGGACGATTTCAAGTTTCCGGGCGATACGCTCTACGGCTGGCAATCGAACGTACTGACGGGTCGCTGGAGTTACCTTGTTCGACCTAATCTGCAACTGAACCTGACGGGCCTATACAGCGATTACCGGCTAAACGTCGATGGTATTACACCCGGCCTCACATTCCGGTTTTCATCGTTTATTGAACAGCGGGAGGGCAAAGCGGATCTGTTTTACACCCTGAATCAAAAACACAAAATTCAGGTAGGTACGAACGCAATCTTATACCGTATTCAGACCGGTGAAGCCGAACCAACGGGCCAAAATTCGAGCATAAATCCCCGGCGAAACGAGCCTGAACAAGGCCGCGAACTGGGTGCGTATCTGAACACTGAATGGGAACTGACTCCGCAGATTACGTTGCAGGCGGGGCTGCGCTACTCGGCTTATGCGTATCTGGGGCCGCGCACGGTGTATCAATATGCCGAGAATATTCCCATTTCTGCCGAAACCGTTACGGATTCCACCCGTTATGGAGCCGGGCAGACCGTGCAGGCATACGGCGGACTGGAACCCCGGCTGGCTTTACGCATTCAGGTTGCCAAAGCTACGTCGCTGAAAGCCAGTGCGGGCCGAACCCGGCAGTATGTTAACCTCATCTCGAACACCACGGCCATTACGCCCCTCGATTTCTGGAAACTCAGCGACCGCTACGTACCGCCCCAAATTGCCGATCAGGTATCGGTCGGCTTATTCCAGAACCTGCGTGATAATATGTTCGAGCTGAGTATAGAGGGTTATTATAAACGACTGCAAAACCAGCTCGATTATCGTTTTGGAGCTGATTTAGTGCTGAACCCCGCGCTCGAACGGGTACTGTTGCAGGCTGCCGGGCGGGCTTATGGCGTAGAGTTTGGCATTGGTAAAAACGCTGGTCGGCTAACGGGTCAGCTTAACTACACCTACGCCCGTTCGCTGATTGCCGTGCAAACACCGTTCGATGAACTGCGCGTTAACGGGGGGCAGTACTACCCCTCGTACATCGACCGGCCCCATACGCTCAACCTACAGGCTCGCTGGACATTGCCGCACAACTGGACGTTCTCGACCAACTTCGTGTATTATACTGGCGTTCCGGCCACGTACCCCGATGGGCTGTTTATTTTCAATGGCGAACCCGTACAGGATTTCTCCCGACGCAACGCCGACCGCATTCCCGACTATCACCGGCTCGACGTGGCGTTCTCGAAAGACACCCGTTTCAATAAAGCGCAGAAACGCTACGGTATCTGGACGCTTGGTATATACAATCTGTATGCCCGGAAGAATCCGTATTCGATCTATTTCACCCGAACCAATCAGCGTACTGAAGCTTACCGGCTGGCCGTTTTCGGTACGTTAATTCCATCCATAGCCTACAATTTTTATTTTTAA
- a CDS encoding cryptochrome/photolyase family protein, with translation MAEPVSVVWLRRDLRLHDNAALYHALKSGRPVLVLFIFDRLILDILEDRRDRRVEFIHKHIHQLNDELTRLGSGMIARYGRPIDVVKQLTEEYTVADVYTNYDYEVYAKERDAVVKAMLAERGIGFHTSKDHTLLDRDEVLSGSGSPYTVFTPYSNNWLSKLGDFQLKSYPTEAYFNHFYKTTPGPIPTLAEMNFQPVGESYPEPIVSAELLQNYQKMRDYPARTGTSELGIHLRFGTISIRDLARQAKETSPTFLKELAWRDFYFQVLDHFPHVEKHAFRREYDNIPFRNNEAEFDRWCAGETGYPIVDAGMRQLNQTGWMHNRVRMIVASFCIKHLLIDWRLGEAYFAKKLRDFDLAANNGGWQWAAGSGTDAAPYFRVFNPTLQAQKFDPQGEYIRKWVPEFNNFGYPPPMVDHAFARQRAIDTYKRGLAK, from the coding sequence ATGGCTGAACCTGTTTCCGTTGTCTGGCTCCGTCGCGATTTGCGGCTGCACGACAACGCAGCGTTGTATCACGCGCTTAAAAGTGGTCGTCCGGTACTGGTCCTGTTTATCTTTGACCGGCTTATTCTCGACATTCTCGAAGATCGGCGCGACCGGCGCGTGGAATTCATTCACAAACACATTCACCAGCTTAACGACGAACTGACCCGGCTGGGGTCGGGTATGATAGCCCGTTACGGTCGGCCCATCGACGTGGTGAAGCAACTAACAGAGGAGTATACCGTTGCCGACGTATACACGAACTACGACTACGAAGTGTATGCTAAAGAACGCGATGCGGTCGTAAAAGCTATGCTGGCCGAGCGGGGTATTGGCTTCCATACCAGCAAAGACCATACTTTGCTCGACCGCGACGAAGTGCTGAGCGGCAGCGGTTCGCCCTACACCGTGTTCACGCCCTACAGCAACAACTGGCTCAGTAAACTCGGTGATTTTCAGTTAAAATCGTATCCAACCGAAGCCTATTTCAACCACTTTTACAAGACCACGCCCGGCCCCATTCCAACGCTGGCCGAGATGAATTTTCAGCCCGTAGGCGAGTCATACCCGGAGCCAATCGTATCGGCGGAGTTGTTACAGAACTACCAGAAAATGCGCGATTATCCGGCCCGCACCGGCACAAGCGAATTGGGTATTCACCTGCGGTTCGGCACGATCAGCATTCGCGACCTGGCGCGGCAGGCTAAAGAAACATCACCGACGTTTCTGAAAGAACTGGCCTGGCGTGATTTCTACTTTCAGGTGCTCGATCATTTTCCCCACGTCGAAAAACACGCCTTCCGACGCGAGTACGACAACATTCCGTTTCGCAACAACGAAGCTGAATTTGACCGCTGGTGCGCGGGCGAAACCGGCTACCCGATTGTAGACGCCGGGATGCGGCAACTCAACCAAACCGGCTGGATGCACAACCGGGTTCGGATGATTGTGGCAAGTTTCTGCATCAAGCACCTGCTCATCGACTGGCGGCTGGGCGAAGCGTATTTCGCCAAAAAACTCCGCGATTTCGACTTGGCGGCCAACAACGGTGGGTGGCAATGGGCGGCTGGTTCCGGCACCGACGCGGCTCCCTATTTTCGGGTGTTTAACCCAACATTGCAGGCGCAGAAGTTTGATCCGCAGGGCGAATACATCCGCAAATGGGTGCCGGAGTTCAACAATTTTGGCTATCCGCCCCCAATGGTCGATCATGCGTTTGCGCGGCAGCGAGCCATTGATACCTATAAACGTGGGCTGGCAAAGTAA
- a CDS encoding MFS transporter, which translates to MISALPSPAYPLTLSQSRPLRYAVFLYLYVMQGIPAGFYTTALTNYFTAEGVRPKAVGAFVAVIGLPWAFQFIWGPLIDRFQASSMGRRKPWVVGSQLMTVLASVVLLWVRDPVAQITTLGWLFCLRSLFAAIQDASVDAMAITIIPEDERGRVNAFMRAGFLIGTGVGAAVFAVLLRKYGFHGAALAQIGCLLTGVVVMFFVREQPNDRLLPSLGRRNGFVSAGGSMNPKIRPERPFVEHNFRWLFTELFRGIFARQSLLLFSAILLVYACNALFMRAYNHHLIDVIGWRDEDLSVLTGTYGMVAATLIALTGGYLADRFGARRLLLVMMSIVAVYLLGFNLASDAWAQHKVAQTGLVALYFMDPAVSAAAMPVLMGICRPGVEGSQFTTYMAFVNLCDIAGTYVAGTALEYIAAPYIGLTAGALAAVATAVTMLVVRHYRTH; encoded by the coding sequence ATGATTTCGGCCCTTCCTTCACCTGCCTATCCGCTTACGCTCAGCCAAAGCCGCCCGCTGCGATACGCTGTTTTTCTGTACCTCTACGTCATGCAGGGCATCCCGGCTGGCTTTTACACCACTGCGCTGACCAATTACTTCACCGCCGAAGGTGTTCGCCCAAAGGCTGTGGGTGCTTTTGTGGCCGTTATCGGTCTGCCGTGGGCGTTTCAGTTCATCTGGGGACCGCTCATCGACCGGTTTCAGGCGTCGTCGATGGGCCGCCGAAAACCGTGGGTAGTTGGATCGCAGCTTATGACCGTGCTGGCCTCGGTTGTGCTGCTTTGGGTGCGTGACCCGGTAGCGCAAATCACCACGCTGGGCTGGTTATTCTGCTTGCGCAGTTTGTTTGCGGCCATTCAGGATGCAAGTGTCGACGCGATGGCGATTACCATAATTCCCGAAGACGAGCGTGGACGGGTCAATGCTTTTATGCGGGCAGGTTTTCTGATTGGTACGGGCGTAGGAGCGGCTGTGTTTGCCGTGCTGCTGCGTAAATATGGTTTTCACGGCGCGGCTTTAGCTCAGATTGGTTGCCTGCTCACGGGCGTTGTGGTGATGTTTTTCGTGCGCGAACAACCCAATGACCGCCTGTTGCCTTCGTTGGGGCGACGTAATGGCTTCGTGTCGGCTGGTGGCTCTATGAACCCCAAAATACGACCGGAACGGCCATTTGTCGAACACAATTTCCGTTGGCTGTTTACCGAACTGTTTCGGGGGATATTCGCCCGGCAGAGTTTGCTGTTATTCAGTGCCATTTTACTCGTCTACGCCTGTAATGCGCTGTTTATGCGGGCGTACAACCATCACCTGATCGACGTGATTGGCTGGCGCGACGAAGACCTGTCGGTGCTAACGGGTACGTATGGCATGGTTGCGGCCACACTCATTGCGCTCACAGGCGGTTATTTAGCCGACCGGTTCGGGGCGCGTCGGCTGCTGCTGGTTATGATGAGCATAGTAGCGGTTTACCTGCTGGGTTTCAATTTAGCGTCAGACGCCTGGGCGCAGCACAAGGTAGCACAAACGGGCCTGGTCGCCCTCTATTTTATGGACCCCGCCGTTAGTGCAGCCGCTATGCCCGTGCTGATGGGTATCTGCCGACCGGGTGTTGAAGGGTCGCAGTTCACGACTTATATGGCGTTTGTCAATCTCTGCGACATTGCCGGTACGTATGTGGCCGGAACCGCGCTGGAATACATAGCCGCTCCGTACATTGGGCTAACAGCGGGTGCGCTGGCCGCTGTGGCTACGGCTGTAACAATGTTGGTAGTGCGGCATTATCGAACTCACTAA